The following are encoded together in the Streptomyces sp. NBC_01465 genome:
- a CDS encoding HAL/PAL/TAL family ammonia-lyase, with protein MAAHEIHEITVVTLGAEPVTVEQFVAVARHGARVEFDAPYVDRVRKSRALVERFLAENRLVYGVTTGFGDNVTEVIAPADAEQLQRNIVRSHAVSVGEPLPAEIVRAIALMELVGLGEGYSGIRFETLELIRRMLNAGVTPYVPGEGSVGYLAPEAHMALVLLGEGRAWYGGELLPGAEALARIGEQPARLGCKEGLSLTNGTHSVTAIAVLATHDAGVAATTADIAASLSVQALKGTVRAYDARLQERKRHPEQAAVAENLRRLTESSALSAEFIDHRLQDSLALRAVPQMHGGAKRALAQAREVVVEELHSVGDNPVIHPEGEDGVALMGANCDSTYVGIQADSMVNAMTVLAKVSERRTDRMVNSNHSELPAFLAPRPGLDSGYMIAQYTAAGLTMELRSLAMPASADSVPTSAGQEDAVGNAYLAALKAHRAARKLGYVVAIELMCAVQALDLLAPRTPSPAARALRARIREAVPTVVEDRAFHADMEHIADLVRSGEAIRVVEDVVGPLHR; from the coding sequence ATGGCCGCCCACGAGATCCACGAGATCACTGTCGTCACCCTGGGCGCGGAGCCGGTCACCGTGGAGCAGTTCGTCGCCGTCGCCCGGCACGGTGCGCGGGTCGAGTTCGATGCTCCGTACGTCGACCGGGTGCGCAAGTCCCGCGCCCTGGTGGAGCGTTTCCTGGCCGAGAACCGCCTCGTCTACGGGGTCACGACCGGATTCGGCGACAACGTCACCGAGGTCATCGCCCCGGCGGACGCCGAGCAGCTGCAGCGCAACATCGTGCGCTCGCACGCCGTTTCGGTCGGCGAACCGCTGCCGGCCGAGATCGTCCGGGCCATCGCGCTGATGGAGCTGGTCGGTCTCGGCGAAGGCTATTCCGGCATCCGCTTCGAGACCCTGGAGCTGATCCGGCGGATGCTCAACGCCGGGGTCACGCCGTACGTCCCCGGGGAGGGCTCGGTCGGATACCTGGCCCCCGAGGCGCACATGGCCCTGGTGCTGCTGGGGGAGGGCCGGGCCTGGTACGGCGGCGAGCTGCTGCCGGGGGCCGAAGCTCTTGCCCGTATCGGCGAACAGCCCGCCCGCCTCGGCTGCAAGGAAGGGCTCTCGCTCACCAACGGGACCCACTCGGTCACCGCGATCGCCGTCCTTGCCACGCACGACGCGGGCGTCGCGGCGACCACCGCCGACATCGCCGCGAGCCTGTCGGTGCAGGCGCTCAAGGGCACCGTACGGGCCTACGACGCCCGGCTGCAGGAGCGCAAGCGCCACCCCGAGCAGGCGGCGGTCGCCGAGAACCTGCGCCGGCTGACCGAATCGAGCGCGCTCAGCGCCGAGTTCATCGACCACCGCCTCCAGGACAGCCTGGCCCTGCGCGCCGTACCGCAGATGCACGGCGGCGCGAAGCGGGCGCTCGCACAGGCCAGGGAGGTCGTCGTCGAGGAGCTGCACTCGGTGGGCGACAACCCGGTCATCCACCCCGAGGGCGAGGACGGGGTCGCGCTGATGGGGGCGAACTGCGACAGCACGTACGTCGGCATCCAGGCCGACTCCATGGTGAACGCGATGACCGTGCTCGCCAAGGTCTCCGAGCGCCGCACCGACCGCATGGTCAACAGCAACCACAGCGAGCTGCCCGCCTTCCTGGCCCCGCGCCCGGGACTCGACAGCGGCTACATGATCGCGCAGTACACGGCCGCCGGACTGACCATGGAGCTGCGCTCGCTGGCGATGCCCGCGTCGGCGGACTCCGTCCCCACGTCGGCGGGCCAGGAGGATGCGGTCGGCAACGCGTATCTGGCGGCGCTGAAGGCGCACCGGGCGGCGCGCAAGCTCGGTTACGTAGTGGCGATCGAGCTGATGTGCGCGGTACAGGCCCTGGACCTGCTCGCCCCGCGCACACCGTCGCCGGCGGCTCGGGCGCTGCGCGCGAGGATCCGGGAGGCCGTACCGACGGTCGTGGAGGACCGGGCCTTCCACGCGGACATGGAGCACATCGCGGATCTCGTACGCAGCGGAGAGGCGATCAGGGTCGTCGAGGACGTGGTGGGCCCGCTGCACCGCTGA
- a CDS encoding LysR family transcriptional regulator, translating into MELRQLNYFVTVAEELHFGRAAEKLHIVQSAVSQQVRRLERELGAELFDRSPRHVRLTAAGLRLLPEARAVLAAADRARAAVAARPPLRLGTSTGLGAHLDRVLAAFAEMAPDTPVELVSAPTRDRLAQVAEGRLDATFVRSPGPSPGLRFVPLWDDPLIAVVPASHPLAARPDIALADLAALPLMLTERRNNPALVDLVVNACQSAGFEPVPGPTGGSLQNTHAMIGSRATPMWTVAYASHADQLPSTRVAFVPFRAPGLILSTGLTVRTDIPPATLDLLLAACESAVTSDDHSS; encoded by the coding sequence ATGGAGCTGCGCCAGCTGAACTACTTCGTGACGGTCGCCGAAGAACTCCACTTCGGACGGGCCGCCGAGAAGCTGCACATCGTCCAGTCCGCGGTCAGCCAGCAAGTCCGCCGCCTGGAGCGGGAGTTGGGCGCCGAGCTCTTCGACCGCTCACCCCGCCACGTACGGCTCACCGCAGCCGGGCTGCGGCTCCTCCCCGAGGCGCGCGCCGTCCTCGCCGCGGCCGACCGGGCCCGCGCGGCCGTCGCCGCCCGCCCGCCCCTGCGGCTCGGCACCAGCACCGGCCTCGGCGCCCACCTGGACCGCGTACTCGCCGCCTTCGCCGAAATGGCGCCCGACACGCCGGTCGAGCTGGTCTCCGCCCCCACCCGGGACCGCCTCGCACAGGTCGCCGAGGGCCGCCTGGACGCCACGTTCGTACGCTCCCCGGGACCGAGCCCCGGCCTGCGCTTCGTCCCTCTCTGGGACGACCCCCTGATCGCGGTGGTCCCCGCATCCCACCCTCTCGCGGCACGCCCCGACATAGCCCTGGCCGACCTCGCCGCGCTCCCCCTGATGCTCACGGAGCGCCGGAACAACCCCGCACTGGTGGACCTCGTCGTCAACGCCTGCCAGAGCGCGGGCTTCGAACCGGTCCCGGGCCCGACCGGCGGCTCCCTCCAGAACACCCACGCGATGATCGGCTCTCGCGCGACCCCCATGTGGACGGTCGCGTACGCCTCGCACGCCGACCAACTCCCCAGCACGCGCGTGGCGTTCGTCCCCTTCCGCGCCCCGGGCCTGATCCTGTCGACGGGCCTGACGGT
- a CDS encoding ATP-binding protein — protein sequence MRSEAIPHIDPAPIPFAGQWQYELHFPRDLRGPGVARIALRAILAAHSLSELADRAELLASELATNSVRHTKGPAYVRLQWLHPVLRISVWDASPDLPEPADPSADAEDGRGLLILDLVADRWGACPMGEGAGERRGKTIWCELVFA from the coding sequence ATGAGGTCCGAAGCAATCCCCCACATCGACCCCGCACCGATCCCCTTCGCGGGGCAGTGGCAGTACGAACTCCACTTCCCCCGCGACCTCAGAGGCCCAGGCGTCGCCCGCATCGCGCTCCGGGCGATCCTCGCGGCCCACAGTCTGTCCGAACTGGCGGACAGGGCCGAGCTGTTGGCGTCGGAGCTGGCCACCAATTCCGTACGGCACACGAAGGGGCCGGCGTACGTGCGCCTCCAGTGGCTGCACCCCGTGCTCCGTATCAGCGTCTGGGACGCGAGCCCTGACCTGCCGGAACCCGCAGACCCGTCGGCCGACGCGGAGGACGGCCGGGGACTGCTCATCCTCGACCTGGTCGCGGACCGGTGGGGGGCGTGCCCGATGGGCGAAGGGGCGGGTGAGCGGCGTGGCAAGACGATCTGGTGCGAGCTTGTCTTCGCGTGA
- a CDS encoding HNH endonuclease signature motif containing protein, translated as MEEQREAPGTPDEWAAFLRTQDPSAHVMDLLPVLDAEKLSAAGRIDALAVLERCASWVAACQVPLLAGIEAQTSAELPVGADFETTLLHDWDYAAEQVACALKLSGAGAGDRLEVARALMDRLPQTLELLAQGEISWRQAKTVVDACAVLDDEMTAKVEDAVVAKLPTQAAHETRRMLNRTIARLDPEGAAARHEQRRLERTTVNYPQPDGMAMFGAIVPAEQAALMEQAVDAHAATFADDGRTLSQKRADALFDLITGTTNTQSVGGRSAAVVQITVPLDVLIGASEEPAELKGYGPITAGQARDVAFAEGTVWRRLITHPTTGMVVKTDPTTYKPTAETTRHVEARDRHCAFPTCRMPAHRADLDHVVEFDHHNPQAGGQSVPENLIPLCRRHHGLKHRGGWKVVRDDTSGQTHWTAPTGHTYTNTPDRWTD; from the coding sequence ATGGAAGAACAGAGGGAAGCACCGGGGACACCGGACGAGTGGGCGGCCTTTCTGCGCACGCAGGACCCGTCGGCGCATGTGATGGACCTGCTGCCGGTCCTGGACGCGGAGAAGCTGTCCGCGGCCGGGCGGATCGATGCGTTGGCGGTACTGGAGCGCTGCGCGTCCTGGGTGGCTGCCTGTCAGGTGCCGTTGCTGGCGGGGATCGAGGCGCAGACCAGTGCCGAGTTGCCGGTGGGTGCGGACTTCGAGACCACCCTGCTGCATGACTGGGACTACGCGGCCGAACAGGTCGCCTGCGCCCTGAAGCTGAGCGGGGCAGGTGCGGGCGACCGCCTGGAAGTGGCCCGCGCGCTGATGGACCGCCTGCCCCAGACCCTGGAGCTGCTGGCGCAGGGGGAAATCTCCTGGCGCCAGGCCAAGACGGTGGTGGATGCGTGCGCGGTCCTGGACGATGAGATGACCGCGAAGGTCGAGGACGCGGTGGTGGCCAAGCTCCCCACCCAGGCGGCGCACGAGACCCGGCGGATGCTGAACCGCACGATCGCCCGCCTCGATCCCGAGGGTGCGGCCGCCCGCCACGAGCAGCGGCGTCTGGAGCGGACCACGGTCAACTATCCGCAGCCGGACGGGATGGCGATGTTCGGAGCGATCGTCCCGGCAGAACAAGCCGCACTCATGGAACAGGCCGTCGACGCCCACGCCGCCACCTTCGCCGACGACGGCCGCACGTTGTCCCAGAAGCGGGCGGACGCTTTGTTCGACCTGATCACCGGCACCACCAACACGCAGTCGGTGGGCGGTCGTTCAGCGGCGGTCGTTCAGATCACCGTCCCGCTGGACGTGCTGATCGGGGCGAGCGAGGAGCCCGCCGAGTTGAAGGGTTACGGACCCATCACCGCAGGACAGGCCCGCGACGTGGCGTTCGCGGAAGGCACGGTGTGGCGGCGGCTGATCACCCACCCCACCACCGGGATGGTCGTGAAAACCGACCCGACCACCTACAAGCCCACCGCCGAAACCACTCGCCACGTGGAGGCCCGCGACCGGCACTGCGCGTTTCCGACTTGCCGGATGCCCGCCCACCGCGCGGACCTCGACCATGTCGTGGAATTCGATCACCACAACCCACAAGCGGGCGGCCAGTCAGTGCCCGAGAACCTGATCCCGCTCTGCCGCCGCCACCACGGACTCAAACACCGAGGAGGCTGGAAGGTCGTCCGCGACGACACCAGCGGGCAGACGCACTGGACGGCACCCACCGGGCACACCTACACCAACACCCCCGACAGATGGACCGATTGA
- a CDS encoding S41 family peptidase: MTTLTQFQPAPVIDETVRLLTDHYVFPEAAEQLATLLRERLAQGAYDVDGAEEFGRLVTADLQSVNGDRHLRLIHHADQVPTEKGAATMAAVRRDFDTSLGGVPRLELLDGEVAVLELGPMLFPLEWASEPLTAALNLVSRARALIIDLRTNVGGDPDTVPYLCTYLLDERTHLNTMYWRDGDRLEQSWTLPHVPGARFGGSKPLYILTSSNTFSGAEDLAYTLQQLGRAVVVGESTRGGAHPREGWTVHPHLEVAIPLGRAINPVSGTNWEGTGVQPDIACEAAGSLDRAHALALERLAE, from the coding sequence ATGACGACTCTGACGCAGTTTCAGCCTGCTCCTGTTATCGACGAGACGGTCCGGCTCCTGACCGACCACTACGTCTTCCCCGAGGCGGCCGAGCAGTTGGCGACCCTGCTGCGGGAACGCCTTGCCCAGGGCGCCTACGACGTCGACGGCGCCGAGGAGTTCGGCCGGCTGGTCACCGCGGATCTCCAGTCCGTCAACGGCGACCGGCACCTGCGGCTGATCCACCACGCCGACCAAGTCCCTACGGAGAAGGGCGCGGCCACCATGGCCGCCGTACGCCGGGACTTCGACACCTCGCTGGGCGGCGTGCCCCGGCTGGAGCTGCTGGACGGCGAGGTGGCCGTGCTGGAGCTGGGCCCGATGCTGTTTCCGCTGGAGTGGGCGTCCGAACCGCTGACCGCCGCGCTCAACCTGGTGTCCCGCGCCCGCGCGCTGATCATCGACCTTCGCACCAACGTGGGCGGCGACCCGGACACGGTCCCCTACCTCTGCACCTACCTGCTGGACGAGCGCACCCACCTCAACACCATGTACTGGCGCGACGGCGACCGCCTCGAGCAGTCGTGGACCCTGCCGCACGTCCCCGGAGCGCGCTTCGGCGGCAGCAAGCCGCTGTACATACTCACCAGCAGCAACACCTTCTCCGGCGCGGAGGATCTCGCGTACACCCTGCAGCAGCTCGGCCGCGCCGTCGTCGTCGGCGAGAGCACCCGCGGCGGGGCGCACCCCCGGGAGGGCTGGACGGTCCACCCGCACCTGGAGGTCGCCATCCCGCTCGGTCGCGCGATCAATCCCGTCTCCGGCACCAACTGGGAGGGCACCGGCGTGCAGCCGGACATCGCCTGCGAGGCCGCCGGCTCCCTCGACCGCGCCCATGCACTTGCCCTTGAGCGGCTCGCGGAGTGA
- a CDS encoding DUF397 domain-containing protein, producing the protein MPYVSGLQWLKSSFSDSGGNNCVELAAPAPHTIALRESDDPATVMTTDRTALRALLRAAQTGAPAVRRS; encoded by the coding sequence GTGCCGTACGTGTCCGGCCTGCAGTGGTTGAAGTCATCGTTCTCCGACTCCGGCGGCAACAACTGCGTCGAGCTCGCCGCGCCAGCCCCCCACACCATCGCCCTCCGCGAGAGCGACGACCCTGCCACCGTCATGACCACGGACCGCACCGCCCTCCGCGCCCTCCTCCGTGCCGCGCAAACCGGTGCGCCCGCAGTGCGTCGCAGCTGA
- the dmpI gene encoding 4-oxalocrotonate tautomerase DmpI codes for MPIVTIQQGPRDIELKRELVQRVTDAFVDSLKIPAEAVQVWIHEVPTDSWAIGGTLTADKNTKK; via the coding sequence ATGCCGATCGTCACCATCCAGCAAGGTCCCCGCGACATCGAGCTCAAGCGCGAACTCGTCCAGCGCGTCACCGACGCCTTCGTCGACTCGCTCAAGATCCCCGCCGAGGCCGTCCAGGTCTGGATCCACGAAGTACCCACCGACAGCTGGGCCATCGGCGGCACCCTCACCGCCGACAAGAACACCAAGAAGTAG
- a CDS encoding Uma2 family endonuclease, whose product MSAAPVEYFTPDDAPLTLLEEANKLLEHNPGYRVEIIGGVLTVTPPADVAHSRGLNKLVRPFVAAGLDDGPTEVHQAIGLWLPDGPEDYAVPDLSVVDADIDDHLIENNCYDPAVFRMTLEVTSSNYQNDLRNKVAAYAIAKVPVYVIVDRKHNRLHVLTDPIANEYDQHRIHAPGQLVTLPESIGAKVTLDVTEALTASRHKRDPEPRSAEDTAAG is encoded by the coding sequence ATGTCCGCAGCACCGGTCGAGTACTTCACGCCCGACGATGCGCCGCTGACGCTGCTCGAAGAGGCCAACAAGCTCCTGGAGCACAACCCCGGCTACCGGGTCGAGATCATCGGAGGCGTTCTCACTGTGACCCCGCCAGCGGACGTCGCCCATTCCAGGGGCCTGAACAAGCTCGTTCGCCCTTTTGTGGCCGCCGGTCTCGATGACGGTCCGACCGAGGTGCACCAGGCCATCGGCCTCTGGCTGCCCGACGGCCCGGAGGACTACGCAGTCCCTGACCTTTCCGTTGTCGACGCCGACATCGACGACCACCTGATCGAGAACAACTGCTACGACCCGGCCGTGTTCCGCATGACCCTCGAGGTCACCTCGAGCAACTACCAGAACGACCTCCGCAACAAGGTCGCGGCGTACGCCATCGCCAAGGTCCCCGTCTACGTGATCGTCGACCGCAAGCACAACCGCCTGCACGTCCTGACCGACCCCATTGCCAACGAGTACGACCAGCACCGCATCCACGCCCCCGGGCAGTTGGTCACCCTGCCCGAGTCGATCGGCGCGAAGGTCACCCTCGACGTAACAGAGGCCCTCACCGCATCACGCCACAAGCGGGATCCGGAGCCGAGGTCCGCGGAGGACACTGCCGCCGGCTGA
- a CDS encoding helix-turn-helix domain-containing protein: protein MAPRQTPTILQRRFGTELRRLREAAGMTAPTAADLLGTDRTVISNVEAGRFGISEERLRRLASIYECDEPALIDELARLTGGRKSGWWEEYRGKIPPGFLDVSALENYAVRLRTVQIAHLPGLFHTEEHARAIFELFVPPLPRLEVELRVAHRLARRTVITGDRPIPYVGVIHEAALRMQIGGRGVARAQLLNLLEASERPNVTLLVTPFTVGGFPLIGDSSVLYAEAPHPSLDTVHMDSPNDAGFIDSPTQLANFRTRLDMVEKVALTPSKSREFIRSIVKEL, encoded by the coding sequence ATGGCACCGCGACAGACCCCGACCATCCTTCAACGCCGGTTCGGCACCGAACTCCGTCGGCTCCGTGAGGCTGCCGGGATGACAGCACCCACGGCTGCGGACCTGCTCGGCACGGACCGTACGGTCATCTCCAATGTCGAGGCGGGCCGGTTCGGCATCAGCGAAGAACGGTTGCGGCGCCTCGCCAGCATCTACGAGTGCGACGAACCTGCCCTCATCGACGAGCTCGCGAGATTGACCGGAGGGCGCAAGTCGGGCTGGTGGGAGGAGTATCGGGGCAAGATTCCCCCCGGGTTCCTCGACGTCTCCGCCCTGGAGAACTATGCGGTACGGCTCCGCACCGTGCAGATCGCGCACCTCCCCGGCCTGTTTCACACTGAGGAACACGCGCGGGCCATCTTCGAGCTGTTCGTACCACCCTTGCCGCGCCTGGAAGTTGAGCTGCGCGTAGCCCACCGGCTGGCCCGTCGGACGGTGATCACCGGCGACCGGCCCATTCCGTACGTGGGTGTCATCCACGAGGCCGCCCTTCGGATGCAGATCGGAGGACGTGGTGTCGCCCGCGCCCAGCTTCTGAATCTCCTCGAAGCGTCCGAGCGCCCGAATGTCACGCTCCTGGTCACCCCGTTCACGGTGGGCGGCTTCCCGCTCATCGGCGACTCGTCCGTCCTCTACGCGGAAGCGCCCCATCCGAGCCTGGACACCGTGCACATGGACTCTCCGAACGACGCCGGGTTCATCGACTCCCCCACGCAGCTCGCCAACTTCCGTACGCGGCTGGACATGGTCGAGAAGGTGGCGTTGACTCCCAGCAAGTCCAGGGAGTTCATTCGCTCCATCGTCAAGGAGCTGTAA
- a CDS encoding expansin EXLX1 family cellulose-binding protein, producing MRMVGAMLAVAAAGVLAYLVMALPSGSTADAGHAAATPVTTRASATTAPGTGTPTATGKPTPTAAATTKAVRPSATPRPARTESNAASGTASLSGRIRPRTVYEGVATAYEAGDGDGACLFGPSDGLMIAAMNTTDYEASKACGAYVLVRAANGASITVRITNECPAPCAPGQLDLSQQAFAKLADLKVGRIPITWQLLSPSTSDTMSLRYKTGSSRYWCGIQAIDHRNPVARLEVRTANGWRQLPRTDYNYFISADGSGCGGSIRITDIYGERLTVSGIALRPNVAQETRVQFARH from the coding sequence ATGCGCATGGTCGGCGCCATGCTGGCGGTGGCCGCCGCAGGAGTACTCGCCTACCTGGTCATGGCGTTGCCGTCCGGCAGCACGGCCGATGCAGGGCATGCCGCCGCCACACCCGTCACCACCCGGGCGAGCGCCACGACCGCGCCAGGCACAGGGACCCCGACAGCGACGGGCAAACCCACGCCGACGGCTGCTGCGACCACCAAGGCAGTACGACCGTCGGCCACCCCGCGCCCCGCGAGAACGGAGTCCAACGCGGCGTCCGGCACGGCATCGCTCAGCGGGCGGATCCGGCCCAGGACCGTCTACGAGGGAGTCGCCACCGCCTACGAGGCCGGCGACGGTGACGGCGCCTGCCTGTTCGGCCCGAGCGACGGCCTCATGATCGCGGCGATGAACACAACCGACTACGAGGCGTCCAAGGCGTGCGGCGCGTACGTACTGGTCCGCGCGGCGAACGGCGCCTCCATCACGGTACGGATAACCAACGAATGCCCGGCGCCCTGCGCACCCGGCCAACTCGACCTCAGCCAACAGGCGTTCGCCAAACTCGCCGATCTCAAGGTCGGCCGCATCCCGATCACCTGGCAGCTGCTGAGCCCGAGCACGTCCGACACGATGTCCCTCAGATACAAGACCGGTTCCAGCCGCTATTGGTGCGGCATCCAGGCGATCGACCACCGGAATCCGGTCGCGCGACTGGAGGTCCGTACCGCCAACGGCTGGCGGCAGCTTCCGCGTACCGACTACAACTACTTCATTTCCGCGGACGGCAGCGGGTGCGGCGGCTCGATCAGAATCACGGACATCTACGGAGAACGGCTGACGGTGAGCGGGATCGCGTTGCGCCCGAACGTTGCGCAAGAGACCCGGGTCCAGTTCGCCCGGCACTGA
- a CDS encoding putative T7SS-secreted protein: MATPNTTTVEGYPALGFDPAPGSPAAVAALAQDVSGTYSKLKSADGVLTGIINGTGGWTGIAADAFTAKVKELPKILGEATDSFQRATSALTDWQDQLTRLKRDAQGLEEEAQRARERERTAESNPDLDLAGRQYGTQQEADQAQQRLDNAIAQVNSARDSLDAIITDAKDLLARHDDIAATVSDLIKKACDQAPDEPGFWDRLLDGLESVVEAHAQFANDVFDWVKDHANAISAIGDVFSTISTVTGAVGLALDATGIGAPVGAALGITSAITAGAGLGLHLVARAGGADVSNRTLVEDGLGLVSFGIGKVAAKAEDAVEVSVGLTKVLKAESQGAGWTSVGMTGVDYLKDHTALGYFIPDSKTEAAVEGGALLVPGVGPAVALGMAFDKAWKKGSEKDAAAAGQN; encoded by the coding sequence TTGGCCACACCGAACACGACCACCGTCGAGGGCTACCCCGCCCTCGGGTTCGACCCCGCGCCCGGCTCCCCGGCCGCCGTCGCCGCGCTCGCTCAGGACGTCAGCGGTACGTACTCCAAGTTGAAGTCCGCCGATGGTGTCCTCACCGGCATCATCAACGGGACCGGCGGATGGACCGGCATCGCCGCCGACGCCTTCACCGCCAAGGTCAAGGAGCTCCCCAAGATCCTCGGCGAGGCGACCGACAGCTTCCAGCGCGCCACCAGCGCCCTCACCGACTGGCAGGACCAGCTCACCCGCCTCAAACGCGACGCCCAGGGCCTCGAAGAGGAGGCCCAGCGGGCGCGCGAGCGGGAACGTACCGCCGAGTCCAACCCCGACCTCGACCTCGCCGGCCGGCAGTACGGCACCCAGCAGGAAGCCGACCAGGCCCAGCAGCGCCTCGACAACGCGATCGCGCAGGTCAACTCCGCCCGCGACAGCCTCGACGCCATCATCACCGACGCGAAAGACCTCCTCGCCCGGCACGACGACATCGCCGCAACCGTCTCCGACCTCATCAAGAAGGCCTGCGACCAGGCCCCCGACGAACCCGGCTTCTGGGACAGGCTGCTCGACGGGCTCGAATCCGTGGTCGAGGCTCATGCCCAGTTCGCCAATGACGTCTTCGACTGGGTCAAGGACCATGCCAACGCCATCTCGGCCATCGGCGATGTCTTCTCCACCATCAGCACGGTGACCGGCGCGGTCGGACTGGCCCTGGACGCAACCGGGATCGGCGCTCCGGTGGGAGCCGCCCTCGGAATCACCTCGGCCATCACGGCAGGCGCCGGACTCGGGCTTCACCTGGTCGCGAGGGCCGGTGGGGCCGACGTGAGCAACCGGACCCTCGTGGAGGACGGCCTCGGGCTCGTCTCCTTCGGGATCGGGAAGGTGGCGGCCAAGGCCGAAGACGCGGTCGAGGTCTCGGTCGGGCTCACGAAAGTGCTCAAGGCCGAGTCGCAGGGGGCGGGTTGGACTTCCGTAGGAATGACGGGAGTCGACTACCTCAAGGACCACACGGCCCTCGGTTACTTCATCCCCGACAGCAAGACCGAGGCGGCGGTGGAGGGCGGCGCGTTGCTGGTGCCGGGTGTGGGTCCCGCGGTCGCCCTCGGCATGGCCTTCGACAAAGCCTGGAAGAAGGGGTCCGAGAAGGACGCCGCTGCCGCCGGGCAGAACTGA
- a CDS encoding ArsR/SmtB family transcription factor → MRDQPSYPPPPQDVQEIGAPEQFAALAHPLRQRLLFTLGQRPATISQLATQLDTRKGNVAHHLKVLREAGLVHVAETRQVRGGTEQYYQRTARRMTVAEPQPAGTAAMLAAVAQELSHSPAEILLTLRHLRLTPAKARQLGEVLERLIDEVEEGAEDQPVHGVLVTLYQQSQAADGVSSGPG, encoded by the coding sequence ATGCGTGATCAGCCCTCCTATCCGCCGCCTCCTCAGGACGTCCAGGAGATCGGCGCACCCGAACAGTTCGCGGCGCTCGCCCACCCGTTGCGCCAGCGGCTGCTCTTCACCCTGGGCCAACGCCCCGCCACGATCAGCCAGCTCGCGACGCAACTCGACACGAGGAAGGGCAACGTGGCCCACCACCTCAAGGTGCTGCGCGAGGCCGGGCTGGTCCACGTCGCCGAGACCCGTCAGGTCCGCGGCGGCACCGAGCAGTACTACCAGCGCACGGCCCGCCGCATGACCGTCGCCGAACCCCAGCCGGCCGGCACGGCCGCGATGCTCGCCGCGGTCGCCCAGGAGCTGAGCCACTCACCGGCCGAAATCCTCCTGACGCTGCGCCACTTGCGCCTCACCCCCGCCAAGGCGCGACAACTCGGCGAGGTTCTGGAGCGACTGATCGACGAGGTGGAGGAGGGTGCGGAGGACCAGCCGGTGCACGGGGTGCTGGTGACGCTGTACCAGCAAAGTCAGGCGGCTGACGGTGTCAGCTCTGGGCCGGGGTAG
- a CDS encoding WXG100 family type VII secretion target has product MPDSLPGTFRVDAEQLGSLAGQLDECAADMKSAGYSMEQASVHDVGHAGLEERCGDFRDAWKYGIGQLSKLTDAIRDGLKKTADNYSATDRAISELFAVKGSSGGTAAPAGAPAQNRSMADDFG; this is encoded by the coding sequence GTGCCCGATTCACTGCCCGGCACCTTCCGCGTCGATGCGGAACAACTCGGCAGTCTCGCAGGGCAGTTGGACGAATGCGCCGCCGACATGAAGTCCGCCGGCTACAGCATGGAGCAGGCCTCCGTCCACGACGTGGGTCACGCCGGGCTCGAGGAACGCTGCGGCGACTTCCGGGATGCGTGGAAGTACGGCATCGGGCAGCTCTCCAAGCTCACCGACGCCATCCGTGACGGCCTCAAGAAGACCGCGGACAACTACTCCGCCACCGACCGCGCCATCTCCGAGCTCTTCGCCGTCAAGGGCAGCTCGGGCGGCACCGCGGCACCCGCCGGCGCCCCCGCGCAGAACCGCAGCATGGCCGACGACTTCGGCTGA